From one Chanodichthys erythropterus isolate Z2021 chromosome 3, ASM2448905v1, whole genome shotgun sequence genomic stretch:
- the LOC137017101 gene encoding zinc finger protein 227-like has product MKSAKTEFIKEDSENMSDPEPCRMKHTEDTEEQRDMIKEEEESEELSEVEEKPHVKPGEKPLSLSKTKNTFSKKTRANKSFTCTQCGKSFSTKQSLDVHMRIHNGEKPFTCDQCGKRFSNNRNLEIHMRIHSGERPFTCDQCGKSFTTKQSLDVHIRVHTGEKPFTCDQCGKRFSNNRNLELHMRIHTGERPFACDQCEKSFTQKGSLKEHMKKHTGEKPYICSQCGNNFTYKQSLDVHMTVHTGEKPFKCEQCGKGFTTNYSLEIHMRIHTGEKPFTCDQCGKTFLTSSNLKKHLTVHMKEKPYSCSVCGKSFSQRQSLQTHQKICTCLREYVCFECEKTFTTANVFKKHQRIHTREKSYKCSDCDKKFSLSASLKRHEMIHTGEKPHKCLHCGKRFNVSANLKTHERIHTGKKHHKCSHCDKRFNRSTNLKRHEKIHIREKPQI; this is encoded by the exons cagtgagaacatgagtgatccagaaccctgcagaatgaaacacactgaagatactgaagaacaaagag ATATGAttaaagaggaggaggagagtgaagaactgagtgaagtggaggagaaacCTCATgtcaaacctggagaaaaacctttgagtctctcaaagactaaaaatacattttcaaagaaAACAAGAGCCAATAAATCTttcacctgcactcagtgtggaaagagtttctcaaccaaacaaagtcttgatgttcacatgaggatccacaatggagagaagccattcacatgtgatcagtgtgggaagagatTCTCAAACAATCGTAATCTTGAGATTCACATGAGGATCCATAGTGGAGAgagaccgttcacatgtgatcagtgtggaaagagcttcacAACCAAACAAAGTCTTGATGTTCACATTAGAGTTCATACTGgtgagaagccgttcacatgtgatcagtgtggaaagagattCTCAAACAATCGTAATCTTGAGcttcacatgaggatccacactggagagagaccATTCGCATGTGATCAATGTGAgaagagtttcacacaaaaGGGAAGTCTTAAGGAACACATGAAGaaacacactggagagaagccctatATATGTAGTCAATGTGGAAACAATTTCACATACAAACAAAGTCTTGATGTTCACATGacagttcatactggagagaagccattcaaGTGTGAACAGTGTGGGAAAGGTTTCACAACCAATTATAGTCTTGAGattcacatgaggatccacactggagagaagccattcacatgtgatcaatgtggcaAAACGTTTCTTACCTCATCAAACCTGAAGAAACACCTGACAGTTCATATGAAGGAGAAGCcatattcatgttctgtgtgtggaaagagtttttcacagcGGCAAAGTTTACAGACACATCAGAAAATATGTACTTGTTTGAGAGAGTAtgtgtgctttgagtgtgagaagacttttactacagcaaatgtttttaaaaaacaccagagaattcacactaGAGAAAAGTCTTACAAGTGTTCAGATTGCGACAAAAAATTCAGTCTGTCAGCATCTCTGAAAAGACATGagatgatccacactggagaaaaacctcacaAGTGTTTACATTGTGGCAAGAGATTCAATGTGTCAgcaaatctgaaaacacatgaaagGATCCACACgggaaaaaaacatcacaagtgttcacactgtgacaagagattcaatcGGTCAACAAATCTGAAAAGGCATGAGAAGATCCACATCAGAGAGAAGCCGCAG